In Candidatus Defluviibacterium haderslevense, the following are encoded in one genomic region:
- a CDS encoding type II toxin-antitoxin system HipA family toxin: protein MVDVAEIKIWGEWVGAVRWDESQQLGYFQYDTKFIQKGWDLSPLKMPLSQGTQIYSFPELRIGRNETLDTFKGLPGLLADALPDKYGNRLISTWLAQQGRTENSMNPVEKLCFIGTRGMGALEFEPATIKTSTRNFSLEFDGLVELAKKMLHEREGFLTHLSKDEEKAMMEILKIGTSAGGARPKAVIAYNRKTGEIKSGQGSVPKGFEHWLLKLDGVSGEQFGESTGWGRVEYAYYLMAKDCKIEISECRLLEENGRAHFITKRFDRDGNIKHHTQSLCGMQHYDFNDMYGYSYEQVFQTMRLLYLTYPEAEQMFRRMVFNVLATNFDDHTKNFSFILKKDDRWRLAPAYDLCFSFDPTNHWVNKQTLSINGKRLEITKEDLMTIAKNNNIKKGDKIIDEMNSIIKSWTTYASQANVNNVLKKKINNNLNVF, encoded by the coding sequence ATGGTAGATGTTGCTGAAATTAAAATATGGGGCGAATGGGTTGGTGCCGTTCGATGGGATGAATCACAACAGCTGGGTTATTTCCAATATGATACCAAGTTTATTCAAAAAGGATGGGATTTATCACCGCTCAAAATGCCCCTATCGCAAGGAACACAGATATATAGTTTTCCGGAACTTCGAATTGGGCGCAACGAAACATTAGACACTTTCAAAGGTTTGCCAGGCCTATTGGCTGATGCTTTGCCAGATAAGTACGGGAATAGATTGATCAGTACTTGGCTAGCTCAACAAGGCCGTACAGAAAATAGTATGAACCCGGTCGAAAAATTGTGTTTCATCGGTACCAGAGGTATGGGAGCATTAGAATTTGAACCAGCAACGATTAAAACAAGTACAAGAAACTTCTCCCTGGAATTTGATGGATTGGTGGAACTAGCCAAAAAAATGCTACATGAACGAGAGGGATTTTTAACACACCTAAGTAAAGATGAAGAGAAGGCAATGATGGAAATTTTAAAGATAGGAACCTCAGCCGGAGGTGCTCGTCCTAAAGCCGTAATTGCTTATAATCGCAAAACAGGAGAAATAAAATCCGGTCAGGGAAGTGTACCCAAAGGATTCGAACATTGGTTACTAAAATTAGATGGTGTTAGCGGAGAACAATTTGGAGAGAGTACTGGATGGGGACGTGTAGAATATGCCTATTACCTTATGGCAAAAGACTGCAAAATAGAAATAAGTGAATGTCGCTTATTAGAAGAAAACGGAAGAGCACATTTCATAACCAAACGTTTTGATAGAGATGGAAATATTAAACATCACACCCAATCCCTTTGCGGGATGCAACATTATGATTTCAATGATATGTATGGATATAGTTACGAACAGGTTTTTCAAACCATGAGATTATTATACTTGACTTATCCTGAAGCAGAGCAAATGTTTCGAAGAATGGTATTTAATGTTCTGGCAACTAATTTTGATGATCACACAAAGAACTTTTCATTTATTTTAAAAAAAGATGATCGATGGAGACTGGCACCTGCTTATGATTTATGTTTTTCATTTGATCCAACCAATCATTGGGTGAACAAACAAACCCTTAGTATCAATGGAAAAAGATTAGAAATAACAAAAGAGGATTTAATGACCATAGCAAAAAATAACAACATCAAAAAAGGTGATAAAATTATTGATGAAATGAATTCAATTATAAAATCCTGGACTACATATGCATCACAAGCCAATGTAAATAACGTTTTAAAGAAAAAAATTAATAACAATTTAAATGTATTCTAA
- a CDS encoding helix-turn-helix transcriptional regulator: MNDKAYTKWAEMSDKSLMDTIGDFIQSHRLTQNKTQDQVAKDAGISRSTLSLLERGEKVRIDSLIQVLRVLHLLYIMDVFKIQQEISPIEYAKIKKKQRKQASNPKTKNNKKTDVEW; the protein is encoded by the coding sequence ATGAATGATAAAGCATACACCAAGTGGGCAGAAATGTCAGATAAATCGCTGATGGATACCATTGGAGACTTTATTCAATCGCATCGTCTCACTCAAAATAAAACTCAAGACCAGGTGGCAAAAGATGCAGGGATTAGCCGGTCAACTTTAAGCTTATTAGAAAGGGGCGAAAAGGTTAGAATAGATAGTCTGATCCAAGTTTTGCGGGTCCTTCATTTATTATATATCATGGATGTGTTTAAAATTCAACAAGAAATTAGCCCTATTGAATATGCTAAAATTAAAAAAAAGCAAAGAAAACAAGCTTCAAATCCTAAAACCAAAAACAACAAGAAAACAGATGTAGAATGGTAG